One window from the genome of Alnus glutinosa chromosome 13, dhAlnGlut1.1, whole genome shotgun sequence encodes:
- the LOC133854265 gene encoding phosphoglycerate mutase-like protein AT74H isoform X1 yields MATLSPSLSSASVLPILQPKQFTSNFIRCCENPRDYVKLTNNGLASFPEKNALSSAAAKGPPPRPRRIILVRHGQSEGNVDESAYTRTADPKIALTEKGLAEAEECGKEIKELIEQDRANDWKVYFYVSPYRRTLETLKSLARPFERSRIAGMREEPRLREQDFGNFQDREKMRVEKAMRMLYGRFFYRFPNGESAADVYDRITGFRETLRSDIDIGRFQPPGNRNPNMNLVIVSHGLTLRVFLMRWYKWTVEQFERLNNLGNGKMVVMEKGYGGRYSLLVHHTEEELREFGLTEEMLMDQEWQKFARPGELNYDCPTMNSFFTHFDEDGSKKTGEDGSKTELKDCII; encoded by the exons ATGGCCACTCTTTCTCCATCTCTATCTTCAGCCTCAGTTCTCCCAATCTTGCAACCAAAACAGttcacttccaatttcatccgATGCTGTGAGAACCCAAGGGATTATGTGAAGCTAACAAATAATGGGCTGGCTAGTTTCCCTGAAAAGAATGCTCTTAGCAGTGCAGCTGCCAAAGGCCCGCCTCCTCGGCCGCGCCGGATAATCCTGGTCAGGCATGGACAGAGTGAAGGAAATGTTGATGAGAGTGCCTACACAAGAACTGCTGATCCAAAAATTGCTCTGACAGAGAAAGGATTGGCTGAAGCTGAGGAGTGTGGGAAAGAAATTAAGGAGCTGATTGAGCAAGACAGAGCAAATGATTGGAAGGTCTACTTCTATGTGTCTCCCTATAGAAGAACCCTAGAAACATTGAAGAGCTTAGCTCGTCCTTTTGAACGCTCAAGAATTGCTGGCATGAGAGAGGAGCCTCGTCTAAGAGAACAAGATTTTG GGAATTTTCAGGACAGAGAGAAGATGCGAGTAGAGAAAGCCATGCGCATGCTTTATGGTCGTTTCTTTTACCGCTTTCCCAATGGGGAATCTGCAGCTGATGTTTACGACAGAATAACag GATTCAGAGAAACGCTGAGATCAGATATTGATATTGGACGCTTTCAGCCTCCCGGCAACCGTAACCCAAACATGAACTTGGTGATAGTCTCACATGGTTTGACACTGAGAGTGTTTCTAATGAGGTGGTACAAATGGACAGTGGAGCAGTTTGAGAGGCTTAATAACTTGGGCAATGGAAAGATGGTTGTTATGGAAAAAGGTTACGGTGGAAG GTACAGCTTATTAGTGCATCACACTGAAGAAGAGCTAAGAGAGTTTGGATTGACAGAAGAAATGCTGATGGACCAGGAATg GCAAAAATTTGCAAGGCCAGGTGAACTGAACTACGATTGCCCAACCATGAATTCCTTCTTCACCCACTTCGATGAAGATGGCAGCAAAAAGACTGGTGAAGATGGCAGCAAGACTGAGTTAAAAGATTGTATCATATGA
- the LOC133854265 gene encoding phosphoglycerate mutase-like protein AT74 isoform X2: MATLSPSLSSASVLPILQPKQFTSNFIRCCENPRDYVKLTNNGLASFPEKNALSSAAAKGPPPRPRRIILVRHGQSEGNVDESAYTRTADPKIALTEKGLAEAEECGKEIKELIEQDRANDWKVYFYVSPYRRTLETLKSLARPFERSRIAGMREEPRLREQDFGFRETLRSDIDIGRFQPPGNRNPNMNLVIVSHGLTLRVFLMRWYKWTVEQFERLNNLGNGKMVVMEKGYGGRYSLLVHHTEEELREFGLTEEMLMDQEWQKFARPGELNYDCPTMNSFFTHFDEDGSKKTGEDGSKTELKDCII; the protein is encoded by the exons ATGGCCACTCTTTCTCCATCTCTATCTTCAGCCTCAGTTCTCCCAATCTTGCAACCAAAACAGttcacttccaatttcatccgATGCTGTGAGAACCCAAGGGATTATGTGAAGCTAACAAATAATGGGCTGGCTAGTTTCCCTGAAAAGAATGCTCTTAGCAGTGCAGCTGCCAAAGGCCCGCCTCCTCGGCCGCGCCGGATAATCCTGGTCAGGCATGGACAGAGTGAAGGAAATGTTGATGAGAGTGCCTACACAAGAACTGCTGATCCAAAAATTGCTCTGACAGAGAAAGGATTGGCTGAAGCTGAGGAGTGTGGGAAAGAAATTAAGGAGCTGATTGAGCAAGACAGAGCAAATGATTGGAAGGTCTACTTCTATGTGTCTCCCTATAGAAGAACCCTAGAAACATTGAAGAGCTTAGCTCGTCCTTTTGAACGCTCAAGAATTGCTGGCATGAGAGAGGAGCCTCGTCTAAGAGAACAAGATTTTG GATTCAGAGAAACGCTGAGATCAGATATTGATATTGGACGCTTTCAGCCTCCCGGCAACCGTAACCCAAACATGAACTTGGTGATAGTCTCACATGGTTTGACACTGAGAGTGTTTCTAATGAGGTGGTACAAATGGACAGTGGAGCAGTTTGAGAGGCTTAATAACTTGGGCAATGGAAAGATGGTTGTTATGGAAAAAGGTTACGGTGGAAG GTACAGCTTATTAGTGCATCACACTGAAGAAGAGCTAAGAGAGTTTGGATTGACAGAAGAAATGCTGATGGACCAGGAATg GCAAAAATTTGCAAGGCCAGGTGAACTGAACTACGATTGCCCAACCATGAATTCCTTCTTCACCCACTTCGATGAAGATGGCAGCAAAAAGACTGGTGAAGATGGCAGCAAGACTGAGTTAAAAGATTGTATCATATGA